CTCTGCCAGCGTCACCAGCAAGCCGCCATCTGAACGGTCGTGGTAAGCCAGAAGCGCTTTGTCCGCGACCAGTTGCTGCATAGCGTTAAAGAAGCCCGCCAACTGCTCTGGACTATGCACATCAGCCGTCTTACGACCCAACTGACGATAAACCTGTGCCAGCGCCGTCGCGCCCAGCGCTTTATTGCCTGCGCCCAGATCGATCAGCAATAGCGCATTATCCTGCCCGGTACGCAGCTGTGGCGTTACCGTGTTACGCACGTCTTCAACACGGGCAAACGCAGAGATCACCAGCGACATCGGCGAGGTGACCGCACGATCTTCACTGCCTTCCTGCCAGCGAGTTTTCATCGACATGGAATCTTTACCGACCGGGATCGTCAGACCCAGCGCCGGACACAGCTCCTCACCCACGGCTTTCACCGCTTCGTACAGCCCGGCATCTTCACCTGGGTGCCCCGCAGCCGCCATCCAGTTCGCGGACAGCTTCACGCGAGTCAGTGGGCCAATGTGCGTAGCAGCAATGTTCGTCAGTGCTTCACCGACGGCTAAACGCGCAGAAGCCGCGAAGTTACGTAGCGCCACGGGGGCACGTTCGCCGATAGACATTGCCTCACCGTAATAGCTGTCCAGGCTGGCGGTAGTCACCGCACAGTCAGCCACCGGCACCTGCCACGGGCCAACCATCTGATCGCGCGCCACCATGCCGGTAACAGAGCGGTCGCCAATGGTGATCAGGAAGGTCTTTTCTGCCACCACAGGCAAATGCAGCACGCGCTCGACCGCTTCGGCCAGATAGATTTCGTCACGCTGTAACAGTGCACCTTCAACCCGCTTACGCTCAACGTCACGCAGCATCTTCGGCGTTTTACCCAACAGCACATCCAGCGGCAAATCGATAGGCTTGTTGTTAAAATGACGATCGTTCATCGTCAGATGCAGTTCTTCCGTCGCCTCACCGATCACCGCATAAGGTGCGCGCTCGCGACGACAAATTTCATCAAACTGTGCCAACTGTTCTGGCGCAACAGCCAGAACATAGCGCTCCTGCGATTCATTACACCAAACTTCCAGCGGGCTCATGCCCGGCTCATCGTTCAGAATATCGCGCAGTTCAAAGCGGCCACCGCGGCCACCGTCGCTCACCAGCTCCGGCATGGCGTTGGACAAACCGCCCGCACCGACATCGTGAATGAACAGGATCGGGTTGGCTTCACCCAACTGCCAGCAGCGGTCGATCACTTCCTGACAGCGGCGCTCCATTTCCGGGTTATCGCGCTGTACTGAAGCAAAATCCAGGTCTGCATCAGACTGACCCGATGCCATAGAGGAAGCAGCACCACCGCCCAGACCGATATTCATGGACGGCCCGCCCAGAACAATCAGTTTGGCACCAACGCTAATTTCCCCTTTCTTGACGTGATCGGCGCGGATGTTGCCAATGCCGCCCGCCAGCATGATCGGTTTGTGGTAACCGCGCAGTTCTGTGCCATTGTGGCTATCGACGCGTTCTTCATAAGTACGGAAATAGCCCGTCAGTGCAGGACGACCGAATTCGTTGTTGAATGCCGCGCCGCCCAGAGGGCCTTCGGTCATAATATCCAGCGCGCTGACAATACGCTCAGGCTTGCCAAACTCTTCTTCTTCCCACGGCTGAATAAAGCCTGGAATACGCAGGTTCGAGACGGAGAAACCCACCAGACCCGCTTTCGGCTTGGAGCCGCGGCCTGTTGCGCCTTCATCACGAATTTCACCACCGGATCCTGTTGCGGCGCCCGGCCACGGCGAAATCGCGGTTGGGTGGTTATGCGTTTCAACCTTCATCAGGATATGTGCATCTTCCTGATGGTAAGCATATTGCCCGTTGGTATCCGTGTAGAAACGACCGACGGCGGATCCTTCCATGACGGCGGCGTTATCTTTATAGGCGGAGAGAACGTGATCGGGCGTATGTTCAAACGTGTTTTTAATCATTTTGAACAGTGATTTCGGCTGAGCGACGCCGTCGATCACCCAATCAGCGTTAAAAATCTTGTGGCGGCAGTGTTCAGAGTTCGCCTGTGCGAACATATACAGCTCGATATCGTTAGGATTGCGCCCCAGTTTGGTGAAGACTTCCAGCAGATAATCAATCTCATCTTCCGCTAATGCCAGCCCCAGACGGACGTTAGCCTCTTCCAGCGCCTGGCGCCCTTGCAGCAGAATTTCGATGCGTTTGAAAGGTGCAGGCTGATGATGAGAGAACAGCGCTTCGGCCTGTTTCAGGTCGCTAAACACGCTTTCCATCATCCGATCATGCAGCAATGCCCCCAGTTGCTGCCACTGTTCATCGCTCAGCGTAGGCGCATGAATATAGAAAGCCAGACCGCGTTCCAGACGCAGCACTTTGCTTAATCCACAGTTATGGGCGATATCCGTTGCTTTGGAAGACCACGGTGAAATCGTGCCGGGACGCGGCGTGACCAGTAACAGATGGCCTTGCGGCTCGTGCTCCGCGAGAGAAGGACCATACTTCAGCAAACGTGTCAGTTTGGCCTGTTCATCGGTGTTCAGCGGGGCGCTGACATCGGCGAAATGTACGTATTCAGCATAGATATCGCTAACCGGCAAAACGTGCTCTTTGCAGCGGACCAGCAATTTATTAATACGAAAAGCCGATAAAGCAGGTGAACCACGCAGTATTTCCATAATCTAAAGTTCTCTCGTCTTCGATGCTCTGGCTGCGATACAGCCATTGGGCACAACAGGGGGGAAACGCGCACATTATAGAGAATCCTTCCCCCGGACGAAACCGTTTGCGTGGCGATAATTTCATATCGTATCCGGAGAATGATTAATCGGTGACCAAATCAATAAAAGTTGCACACTGGCGGTTTGTTAAGCAAAATGCCCCCACTCTGGGAAATGACGTATAAAAAAACTGCCGTTACAGACAGACAGGCCGCACGGCCGCCGAGAGATAACTATTTGAAGCCTTTAAAATTAAATTATTTTTTCATCGGGATTATCACGTTACTGCTGGCGTTAGCGCTATGGCCTAGCATTCCCTGGCGCAGTAGCCAGGATGCTCAGCTCAGGCAGATCCTCTCACGCGGTGAGTTGCGTATCAGCACCGTTAATTCACCGCTGACTTATGCATTGAGCAACGGATCCCCGACAGGTCTGGATTATGAACTGGCAAAACGTTTCGCTGATTACCTCGGCGTCAAGCTGGTGGTGTCGTCACGTAAGAACCTTGACGAACTGTTTGACGATCTGGACGGTGATGACGCCGATCTGCTAGCTGCCGGGCTGATTTATAATCATGAGCGTCTGGAACGCTTCCGTGCTGGCCCAACCTACTATTCCATTTCACAGCAAATAGTCTATCGCCTCGGCTCGCCCCGTCCAAAAACGCTGGATAAACTGCAAGGCCGGCTCGTCGTTACATCCGGTTCCGCGCACGCGGCAACCCTACGCGATCTAAAAGCAGAGAAGTACCCGCAGTTGAACTGGGAATCCGCCTCGGACCAGAGCACGCAGGAATTATTGAAGCAGGTAGCTGACGGCAGGCTGGACTACACGCTGGGTGATTCGGTCACGATTGGCTTGATGCAACGCATTCACCCGCAGCTCGCCGTCGCCTTCGATCTCAGCGACGAAGAACCCGTCACCTGGTATATGCGCCGTTCGCACGATGATAGCCTGTCTGCCGCGCTGCTGGACTTCTTCAGCCAGATTGTCGAAGACGGCACGCTTGCGCGTCTGGAGGAGAAATATCTCGGTCACGTGGGCGAATTTGACTATGTCGATACCACCACATTCCTGAGTGCAATTGATGACACACTGCCGGACCTACGCCCGCTGTTTGAAAAATACGCCACCGATATCGACTGGAAGCTGCTGGCCGCCATCTCCTATCAGGAATCACACTGGAACCCGCTGGCGACGTCACCGACCGGCGTACGCGGGCTAATGATGCTCACACGCAACACCGCAGAAAGCCTGAACGTCACCGATCGCGTCGATCCTGAACAAAGTATTCGCGGTGGCGCGCAGTATATGTCACACATGATGCAGAAAATGCCGGACACCATCCCAGAGGATGAAAAAATCTGGTTTGCGCTGGCGTCCTACAATATGGGGTACGCCCATCTGCTTGACGCGCGTAAATTGACGGAAAAACAGAAAGGTAACCCCGACAGTTGGGTCGATGTGAAAATGCGCCTGCCGATGCTAAGTCAAAAGCGCTATTACACGCAAACCACCTACGGCTACGCGCGCGGACACGAAGCCTATAACTACGTGGAAAACATTCGGCGCTATATGGTGAGTCTGGAAGGTTACCTGATAGAAAAAGAAGCGAAAGCGCAGCAACAGACCCAGATCGCACAAGGCTACCCTGCCGTTCCTATCAATAAGGTGCCGGAATAAACCTGCATAAAACGCCGCTACTCCTGCGCGGCGTTTTTGACTGCGGCACGACGGGCTTTATGTTGCTCACGGCGCAGGCGAAAGAAGGCGCTGAGCGTAGCAGAACATTCATCAGCCAGAATGCCGGATTCAATCACAATCTGATGATTCATTCCTGGGTGGCGCAGAATATCCACCAGCGACCCCGCCGCCCC
The genomic region above belongs to Pectobacterium colocasium and contains:
- the purL gene encoding phosphoribosylformylglycinamidine synthase, with translation MEILRGSPALSAFRINKLLVRCKEHVLPVSDIYAEYVHFADVSAPLNTDEQAKLTRLLKYGPSLAEHEPQGHLLLVTPRPGTISPWSSKATDIAHNCGLSKVLRLERGLAFYIHAPTLSDEQWQQLGALLHDRMMESVFSDLKQAEALFSHHQPAPFKRIEILLQGRQALEEANVRLGLALAEDEIDYLLEVFTKLGRNPNDIELYMFAQANSEHCRHKIFNADWVIDGVAQPKSLFKMIKNTFEHTPDHVLSAYKDNAAVMEGSAVGRFYTDTNGQYAYHQEDAHILMKVETHNHPTAISPWPGAATGSGGEIRDEGATGRGSKPKAGLVGFSVSNLRIPGFIQPWEEEEFGKPERIVSALDIMTEGPLGGAAFNNEFGRPALTGYFRTYEERVDSHNGTELRGYHKPIMLAGGIGNIRADHVKKGEISVGAKLIVLGGPSMNIGLGGGAASSMASGQSDADLDFASVQRDNPEMERRCQEVIDRCWQLGEANPILFIHDVGAGGLSNAMPELVSDGGRGGRFELRDILNDEPGMSPLEVWCNESQERYVLAVAPEQLAQFDEICRRERAPYAVIGEATEELHLTMNDRHFNNKPIDLPLDVLLGKTPKMLRDVERKRVEGALLQRDEIYLAEAVERVLHLPVVAEKTFLITIGDRSVTGMVARDQMVGPWQVPVADCAVTTASLDSYYGEAMSIGERAPVALRNFAASARLAVGEALTNIAATHIGPLTRVKLSANWMAAAGHPGEDAGLYEAVKAVGEELCPALGLTIPVGKDSMSMKTRWQEGSEDRAVTSPMSLVISAFARVEDVRNTVTPQLRTGQDNALLLIDLGAGNKALGATALAQVYRQLGRKTADVHSPEQLAGFFNAMQQLVADKALLAYHDRSDGGLLVTLAEMAFAGHCGITVDIASQGEDTLATLFNEELGAVIQIPAARRAEVNAVLALHGLADCVHYLGHAEEGTRFTINKGAEAVYQESRSTLRRWWAETSWQMQRLRDNPQCADQEHIARQDDNDPGLNVSLTFDPQEDIAAPYIAKNVRPKVAVLREQGVNSHVEMAAAFHRAGFDAIDIHMSDLLANRRNLQDFQALVACGGFSYGDVLGAGEGWAKSILFNSRVRDEFAEFFIRPQTLALGVCNGCQMMSNLRELIPGADLWPRFVRNKSDRFEARFSLVEVEKSPSLFMNDMAGSRMPIAVSHGEGQVEVRDDAHLAAIEEHGLVALRYINHYGQVTENYPANPNGSPNGITAVTSTSGRATVMMPHPERVFRTVSNSWHPEEWGEDGPWMRMFRNARRQLG
- the mltF gene encoding membrane-bound lytic murein transglycosylase MltF — protein: MTYKKTAVTDRQAARPPRDNYLKPLKLNYFFIGIITLLLALALWPSIPWRSSQDAQLRQILSRGELRISTVNSPLTYALSNGSPTGLDYELAKRFADYLGVKLVVSSRKNLDELFDDLDGDDADLLAAGLIYNHERLERFRAGPTYYSISQQIVYRLGSPRPKTLDKLQGRLVVTSGSAHAATLRDLKAEKYPQLNWESASDQSTQELLKQVADGRLDYTLGDSVTIGLMQRIHPQLAVAFDLSDEEPVTWYMRRSHDDSLSAALLDFFSQIVEDGTLARLEEKYLGHVGEFDYVDTTTFLSAIDDTLPDLRPLFEKYATDIDWKLLAAISYQESHWNPLATSPTGVRGLMMLTRNTAESLNVTDRVDPEQSIRGGAQYMSHMMQKMPDTIPEDEKIWFALASYNMGYAHLLDARKLTEKQKGNPDSWVDVKMRLPMLSQKRYYTQTTYGYARGHEAYNYVENIRRYMVSLEGYLIEKEAKAQQQTQIAQGYPAVPINKVPE